The following proteins are encoded in a genomic region of [Eubacterium] hominis:
- a CDS encoding GHKL domain-containing protein — protein sequence MTIIIRLCANLAEIMIFIFFCSQLLKVNKRRSTFVFSIIVIEIVKFLVMEMNHPIYNFISSMILYGCLLTCMFTGKKSLKLFLISMFLCLSVSVEELAFSMMQVLIPDLYDISYVMDHTLLLLFATMLSSILLFILSNTIITILEAKVENVILVKDVVMLLMLPLSTVMIIISMHFPFGMTVKSNIFLFISELVLLVANITVCNIFKQKLEENKLILENEHLQHNAKVNQIYFEMTQDKVKESKKSRHDYKKHLHLLNGYLQHNEYDQAKKYLEDLLKYHSMNTMLITGNQILDLMIEAYHDKINEYDIDVQLNIQNLNLQKIKSVDLSTIYGNILDNAIESCIRCDEKIIEITFKQVGSYYIMRFINSCSFINHIDGDFTTTKSKEYHGYGLNNIRDAVKKYEGSVDSKYVEDKNLFITTIRFKIDRVT from the coding sequence ATGACAATAATTATAAGATTATGTGCTAATCTGGCAGAGATAATGATTTTCATATTCTTTTGTAGCCAATTATTAAAAGTGAATAAAAGAAGAAGCACATTCGTTTTCAGTATTATAGTTATTGAAATTGTAAAATTTTTAGTTATGGAGATGAATCATCCAATCTATAATTTCATTTCTTCAATGATTTTGTATGGTTGTTTATTAACATGTATGTTTACTGGAAAGAAAAGTCTTAAACTTTTTCTTATAAGCATGTTTCTTTGCCTATCCGTATCTGTAGAAGAACTAGCTTTTTCCATGATGCAGGTTTTGATACCAGATCTCTATGATATATCATATGTAATGGATCATACACTATTGTTGCTTTTTGCCACCATGTTAAGTTCAATTTTATTGTTTATACTTAGTAATACCATAATTACAATTTTGGAAGCAAAAGTAGAAAATGTGATTTTAGTGAAAGATGTAGTAATGCTGTTAATGCTTCCACTATCTACCGTTATGATTATAATCAGTATGCATTTTCCGTTTGGAATGACAGTAAAAAGTAACATATTCCTTTTTATATCAGAATTGGTATTGCTGGTTGCTAATATAACAGTTTGTAATATCTTCAAGCAAAAATTAGAAGAGAATAAACTTATATTAGAAAATGAGCATCTTCAGCATAATGCTAAAGTAAATCAAATTTATTTTGAAATGACACAAGATAAAGTAAAGGAATCTAAGAAAAGCCGTCATGATTATAAGAAACATTTACATTTGCTAAATGGATATCTACAGCATAATGAATATGATCAGGCAAAGAAATATCTTGAGGATTTACTTAAATACCATTCTATGAATACAATGTTAATAACAGGAAATCAGATTCTTGATTTAATGATAGAAGCGTATCATGATAAGATTAACGAATATGATATAGACGTTCAATTAAATATACAAAATTTAAATCTGCAAAAAATCAAGAGTGTGGATTTAAGTACGATTTATGGAAACATATTAGATAATGCAATTGAAAGTTGTATAAGATGTGATGAAAAAATAATTGAAATTACTTTTAAACAGGTGGGAAGCTACTATATTATGCGATTTATCAATAGTTGTTCATTCATTAATCATATAGATGGCGATTTTACTACAACGAAATCAAAGGAGTATCACGGGTATGGATTAAATAATATTAGGGATGCAGTAAAAAAATATGAAGGTAGTGTAGATTCTAAGTATGTAGAGGATAAAAATTTGTTTATCACAACTATTCGCTTTAAGATAGACAGGGTAACTTAA
- a CDS encoding response regulator transcription factor produces the protein MKVAICDDCNSDLEKAYKMLKNIGNIISIDMEIEKFSKADKLLEEIEKYQIVILDIVMPDKLGLDIAEEIIQRSSNTYIIYYSSNIEYAPDACSTGFAFLTKPLQQDKLLKELQRVLINLRKNEITIQDENHVLRHINIHGIYYIESFERRSIIYLKSKKITTRIQLKEWKQKLSDFKFKKCNKSIIVNLSNVDRIDEKEMNEILLKNGDRLHISRIYYNEFIDAFYEYLDSLL, from the coding sequence TTGAAAGTAGCAATATGTGATGATTGCAACTCTGATCTAGAAAAAGCCTATAAAATGTTGAAAAATATAGGTAATATTATTTCGATAGATATGGAAATTGAGAAGTTTTCTAAAGCAGATAAGCTGCTTGAAGAAATCGAGAAATATCAAATTGTGATATTAGATATCGTTATGCCGGATAAGCTTGGATTAGATATTGCAGAAGAGATCATACAAAGATCGAGTAATACGTATATAATTTATTATTCATCTAATATCGAATATGCGCCTGATGCTTGTTCAACAGGATTTGCATTTCTTACAAAGCCTTTGCAACAGGACAAACTGTTAAAGGAACTTCAGCGAGTATTGATAAATTTAAGAAAAAATGAGATTACAATACAAGATGAGAATCATGTATTGCGACACATTAATATACACGGAATATACTATATTGAATCTTTTGAACGAAGAAGCATCATTTATCTAAAAAGTAAGAAAATAACTACGAGAATACAATTAAAGGAATGGAAACAAAAACTATCCGATTTTAAATTCAAAAAATGTAATAAAAGTATAATTGTTAATCTATCCAATGTAGATAGGATAGATGAAAAGGAAATGAATGAAATATTGTTGAAAAACGGAGATAGATTGCATATTTCGAGGATTTATTATAATGAATTCATTGATGCGTTCTATGAATATTTGGATAGTTTATTATGA